The sequence below is a genomic window from Lelliottia sp. JS-SCA-14.
GGAGGGTTTCGCCCAGCACCGCGCCGTCGCCAAGCTGCAGCGCGCAGTCCGGATGCCCGAGCCGACTGGTTTCCGCAGGCGTTAAATGGATCCACTGCGGGACGAACTCCTCAAGCAACACGGGAATGTCAAAGTAGTAGTGCAGCGCCCCCGCCAGCCCTTCAGGGTTGCGGGCCTCGCGGATCAAATGGGCCGAAGCGGCCAGTTGGGCATGAACGGGCAGAGAGGTATGACCCAATGCGGCTGGGTCCAGTCCGACGAGACTGGCGACATAAAACGAGAAGGATTCATCCTCCTTTCGGTCCAGGGACGCCGTATCCTGAGAGATAAACCACGATCGCCAGAACAGGGAGAGTGCGCGATGGTGAAACATATCGACAAAATCCGTCAACGCCTGGTCGTCGTGCTGCTCGCTCCGGGACCACGCCAGCTCGGAGAGGTGCAACGGCATGGCGCCCTGCGGTCCCCAGATCCCCAGCCCAAACAGCTGAATATTGAGCGTGTCATTGTTGACTGACAGGTTGGCTATCTCCCGCGGCGAAAAGGCCATTTGTGCCGTCTGGCTGAGTCGATGGCGCTCCTGAGACGGACGTTGCGCGGTGCCGGGGACGGGCAAGTCTGGGGTGCGAGCGCACAGGGCGCGCATCAGTCCCAGAAAACCGCTCTCCCAGGGGGCCTCTTCATGACACCAGCTGGCGAGAGTCTCTGACAGTGCAGATGGCTCCTTCATAAGGCTCCTCTGCGTCCGGGGCGAGGCTGCCAGCGCGCAATTTTCCCGCGCTGGATCGTGCGCAGTTCTGTTTCAGTAAACACATTGATCGAGGCGTGGCGGGCCAGATAGTTTTCCAGAACCAGCCCAAACAGATAGGGGCTGACACCGGAGAAGTTCTCCTCATCCATGGTCAGCGTGCACTTCACCCCCCGGCCATACATCAGCAGCCCGTTCCCGGGCAAGCGGCGGATCA
It includes:
- the tssG gene encoding type VI secretion system baseplate subunit TssG, whose product is MKEPSALSETLASWCHEEAPWESGFLGLMRALCARTPDLPVPGTAQRPSQERHRLSQTAQMAFSPREIANLSVNNDTLNIQLFGLGIWGPQGAMPLHLSELAWSRSEQHDDQALTDFVDMFHHRALSLFWRSWFISQDTASLDRKEDESFSFYVASLVGLDPAALGHTSLPVHAQLAASAHLIREARNPEGLAGALHYYFDIPVLLEEFVPQWIHLTPAETSRLGHPDCALQLGDGAVLGETLQDRQHKFRLTLGPLTLAQYMGFSPWGEDLPVLCEWVRNFTGYEFAWDVQLILRADEMPQATLNGSHQLGYASWLARHDRDKPVSGMSFEPEHYQF